Below is a window of Cryptococcus neoformans var. neoformans JEC21 chromosome 12 sequence DNA.
GCCGGCCACAGGGTCGCCACGGAGGGCAAGGATGTTCTGACACCCATGAGATTTAGCTTCCCTGAGAGCCCATtcgaccttttccttggGCACTATGAAAAGTCAGTCAAGACAGGGAATGACGGAAGTGATACGCACTCTCGGTACAGCAAAGGTGCATGCAAGTTTCGATGCCAATGGTTGCCTGGCAGACCTGGACAAGAGAGTTGGTAAGATCGGCGTTCTTTCCACCGGCGCCCCTGAAATAGACATCAGCTGTTAATTCTTTCAGCTATCTTGACGAAGAACGAACCAAGTGATGTCAATAAACTCAGGACCAAGGTCCCTCATACGCTCGATCCTGTCATAGAGGTTTTGCAAACCCTGGGCGACGTTAGCTTTGCGACGATGCCGAGCACATGTTCGAGCGCAATAGAAGTCCATCGAGCCTTAACTTACCTGAGCGGTTCggggagggaagaattCAAAGCTCCAGAAGGGTCGaccttccttttcagcctTCTGCAGCTTCTCGGTGATCTTCATGATGGATTAAAGCGGAAGCGATAAAACAATAGATTTGATTGAGAATTAGGTTTGAGATGGACACTTGAGGATAAGGGTTTTCCTTGGTCGCACTTGAAATGGCCTGCAGACTTTCGGCGATGAAGAGTCCTCCTGGGGGATTTTTGAAATGAATAGAAAACACTTTTGTGtaggagaggagatggtgtaCGTGACTTGTGTTGATTCGATATGTCGCTCACTCGTCGGCCTTGGACAAAAATCCCCAGGAACGTCGTTTTAATCGTCCGCCGCACTGGTGCTCCTGCCAGCGGCTCGTCGTGCGtgcgcctcctcctttacCCTGTAGCCTAAAGACACGTCACGAAGAGGATGTTTATTAATTATTAACGGAAGCATTTTTATTCATCATTTCTGCCAATTGCCATTGGCTCGTTGTGACTATTCCTAAAATGGTGGCTTTCTGACAGctgcatgcatgcatatATAGGGCAAGAGAGGATAAACCCCGAATCCCCTGAACTTGGAATCTGGGGTTGATAGATGTAACACCGCGATAGAAAAAAGATGCATCTGGCACTGGTTTGGCTGTAGATTTGAACCGAAGGACTAcggatggagagagaagcTATGACGCTAGGAACTGTTTTCAAGGTCTAGCCCAGGTGGCAACTGGCCAGGTTTCATTCGTTCGTCCCTATATGTATGAGTGTTCACATCGTTCACATCGTCCAAACACCCACATATCAATACATATTTGAGCAAGTGAGCCATTCCTGTAGCTGTATTTATTCTCCGCTCTGTGGACCGAGCCTCGCCCAAGTCACCCTTTCCACCCACGCCGTACAGCCTGCACGCGGCCAGCCACATCCAATTTCATCTCCACTTTCATCTCTcgattcttcttcactccTACCAGTCTCCATAAACAACCTCTCCGCACGCAGAACCGACTTGCCGGTATTTTAATTTTTCACAGTCAACATTCACTGGTTTGGGAAGACAGCCGCGCACAAATATATACCGCTTTTCCACATAACCGACCTTGACGGTAGTCAATAACGGCAACTTCCTGTAGTCTTGGATTCCCTGGTATGGCCCATCGAACCAACACTCGATCTCCATCGGGGTTGAATCGCCGCCCGACGGACCGATGTACGTCCCAGTCTGGGTCCCTTCAAACCGCATCCTCGCCCGTGCAATCGACATTTGGAGGGAGGATATATGCTGCTCCGGAGGAGGACCGAGGGTTAATAATGAGAGATCGAAGCGAGAGAGATCGGGGAGAGAACGACTGGGCTGACGAGAAGGGGAACAGCATGGGGAAGACGCGCGGTATGGATGTGGGAGTAACCCGGCCTAAAAGGAGGCTAAGCAGGTAAGCCATCCTCCCTCCGCCCTTCCCATATGTCCAAGTGCGATCTGTGCGCTGGGCTAGGAATGTTTTGAGCGGGTCCTTTTGGCCCTGGCTCTGAGGcatttccccttcctccatctccattgCACAATGTCTTACTGACCTTAGTCTTCCCAATCTCCTGGTCCCGCCTCCGCTCCACAGAGCCATGTCCTCTACCTCTGTCAGCTCTCCGCCCCAGTCTCCCATAGGTCAACCAGGGCATGGCTCATACCATTCTCTCCAGCAACCATTCCATAACCAGAAGGCCCATGGATCATCTACTGCGAACAATTTTCCTTCTTACAGCCGGAGTAATCCGCCCAAATTGGACGATAAGGTGGGCATGGTGGGCTATGCTACTGCGATGGCCGCCGCTAgcagagaaaaggaagggccGCCTTCTCTGTGGGGGATAGAACTCAAGTGGATCTCGTGAGTGGCTGCATGATAGCTGGCCAGACCACCATTAACATCAGCCTTTAGACTGATCACGCTCGCTCTTCAAAATGCAttcctcaccatcatcatgcaCTATTCACGGATATCTACCGCTCCCAATCGCACATATTCCGCTGCCGCCGCAGTTTTGCTCAACGAGCTTCTCAAAGGTGGCATCTCAGTTTTTATTGCTCTCAAACGTATCGACAATGAGATGACtgcatctcctcctcccccggTCTATTCAGAAAAGCTTGACGATAAGGATTTCGACAAGCGATCTGGACAAAAGCTCCCTTCGATCATTCACCCCACGAGACTGCAAGCTCTATCGAAGGCGGTATTTTCACCCGACTGCTATAAGCTTTCTGTTCCCGCCATCCTCTATGTCATCCAAAACAATCTTCAATACGTCGCCGCATCAAATCTCGACGTCGCAACTTTCCAGGTCACATACCAGATGAAGATCCTTACTACTGCGTTCTTTTCAGTTCTCTTGTTGCGCAAACGACTCTCTCGAACCAAGTGGGCTTCCTTGATTCTCCTGGCTATCGGTGTTGGTATTGTTCAGATCCAATCCTCTTCAGCACCTGCTGCATCTCACCACACCCACGTCACTGTCAGCCATGAACGTCAGTTGCGATCGGAGATTCCGGTTTCTGATGAGCCCATCATGTCCCCGGAAAGAGTGATGCATCCTGTCAGGGGATTCGTCGCTGTTACACTTGCATGCATGACCTCAGGTCTTGCGGGTGTGTACTTTGAATTTATCCTCAAATCGTCTTCTGGGTCCAGCGCACCTGATTTGTGGGTGAGGAATACCCAGCTGTCCTTGTTCTCCCTTGTCCCTGCGTTGGTACCCATTATCGTCAACCCTTCGGGGCCGAATGGCATGGGTTACTTTTCAAAAGTGATGTCTTGCTTCGACAACTTCAACGGATGGGCGATTGGTACAGTATTGACTCAGACTTTTGGTGGATTGATTACTGCGTTGGTCATCAGATATAGCGACAATATCATGTGCGTTTTCCGTTTTGGTATCTTTGCCCTTTGCTAATGGCCGATTACAGGAAAGGATTTGCTACGtctctttccatcattatctccttccttgcctcagtcgctctcttctcctACCCCATCACTCTTAGTTTCATCGTCGGTGCTTCTATTGTTCTTTTCGCTACCTATACATACAACAGCCCCGCTCCACCTGCCTCTTCTACTCGCAAAGAAATCGCAGTCCCTGGCTCGCCCATTTCCACTTCTGCACCTATACTGGGTGAACCTGAAAAGCCTAGTCGTGCGTCAAGCGTAATCAATTTGCTTGGCTTGGGATCCAACAATGGGTCCAGAAAGCCTAGCGTTTCAGACATCAAATCATATGCCTCTAGTCAGTTGGGCTTATCGTCATACCCCGTGTCTGCCTCTGTATCAGCACCCGGTACACCGAGGACAAACATGAACGATTATGCGGAAAGCGGAAGGAGCAGCCCTGCAAGCTTTGGTGCCGTACAGACGAGTCATGGTGGATCTGGAGCTGGATTTGGTCGGGGTAATGTGGGGGATAAGGTCAGGCCAATCTTGAGTTTGGACATTGATAGAAAGCATGGTTAAGGGTTTGGTATCTGCCTGAGAATTTTTTTACAAGGGTTTCAAGTGGGTTTAGGTGCAAGTGGCAATGGTAATGTGGAGCCAAAATGTCATGCGTACCGTATCTTTGGTCAACCGTATGAAGTGATATGCCTCCACCATTTTGGTTGTTCCTAACGCTTAAATTAGATCCAGATTTGAATCAACAAGCCTTGCACGCAAGACTGGCCATAAGGTTTATCATCTTATACACATCATTAGTGGTTATGATGAGATCTTTTTACACTTCTACCCTTAGAAACATTCAGGACAGATTCGGGAGGCCGTTGCACTGTGCGTGCTGATGACAAGAAACAACAGCCCACTAATCAAATTTAAATTCTTCATGTCGCTGAGGTACCCATATCGTATTATATTCTCGTactcctttcttctcgagaATCTTATATTTTGAAGGATCATTAGGACCTGCCTTAGCTGTAATAGGTACTACAACACGAATCAGATGTAAATAGATGAAATCGATAATGTTGTATATTataaatgatgatgtcgaTTTTTGGCCCAATTCATTCTCATGGTTAAGGTAAAGGAAGCATATGGTAGGGGAAGCGAGGAAACTGCAAAGACGACAACTTGTATACATGTACCAAAAGGCGTTAACCCGTAACAAGCGCATACAGCCTCTCATTTCTATTTATTGCGAAACGGAATCAGGCAGCAtaatgaagaaggcagtCGCGTTTTCATGTGTGGCGACTGGCGAAGCCAGCAGTCCGGATACCGGATATAACAATAATAATTAATGGTCTTCTATTTGTCGTCATTTGCTCCTGCCTGCTGTTTCAACTGCGATACGTTGCATGACGTCTATATTTTACTAGCAAATATGTACGTGTCCTTTTGTTTCCTTGTTGTAGTAGTGCTTGGAGTTCAAAGATCTTTGGGAAGGCCAAGCAAATCGTGGAGCTGGCGGGATTTCATGGATGAAAAAGGGAGCGGACACTACCACTAGTAGCTCAATGAGACACCACTACTTGTTGAAGATGCTTCCGAAACCTGCAAAAtatcgagaagaagggcgtTGATCTCTCTGAAGTTTAACCTAGGACGTGGTACCGAGCAGGCAGCGAGCAAAACCCCATGCAAGACATGTGTATAATTAGCAGAACGAAGAATgtgaatgaagaaggacagaAATCATGCTGCAAGCAGCCTAGCTAGCACATGTAGtacgacgaagaagataacCATATCCCAAGAAGCCAGGCAAATAATACTGCTGCGAAAGAAGGTAAAATGATACAATGATGATAAAAATGTTATTATTAGGGAAAGTACGACGATCTACAGCGCGCACGCGCCAGAAGATGACGGGTTACGgggacaagaagaacaagctCATCGCAGTCGTAAGGACCACTGCCTGTGAGCGCAGGAAGAACACCAAGAAACTTAAGGAACAAAACTACTTTTTGCTGTGTCTTTCTACTTCATCATGAGTTATATTGGCTGCTTAATATGGTGAATCGTAGCGCAGTCACATACATACGTACTATAGCCCAGCACGAGTCCCAGATTCTGTTCGTGGTGACCTGGAGGAACTGATCTGCTGAAGTCACGCCCAGAGCACTGAAACTGGAGCGCATGACTAGTCACGCTGGGATTTTCCTTGTCTTTCTTGCTCTTACAACATACCATTTGCTTGTAAACGACGAGGAAGTATTGCTATCGTTGATGAGAGAGAGTTCGTTGGGTGTACTTCTTGGCTTTGGTCCTCCACACTCGTCGTGTTCGAATGTTCAACTCTGGGAGCATTTTAACCATGAGTGAAAGTGAGTTTCCTTGATTCCCTGGATGAAAACGTCATTGATGATCGTCTCCCCCGGACcgatggaggagatgagagggACGAAGAGCCGCTGGCGGAGGACTTACCCTGAGTATGCGTCTGCAATACTCCGATTAGGTTGTGATAATAGGTCATGCTTTCTTCGATCTCGTTCACCAAGAGCTTATCAGTTGATCGCCTAAAACCCATTTGGAGAACTGTAACTCTACAAATAGCGCAGCAGAATATGACTGCATAGGACGACAGGAGAAAAGAATAGCTGCAAAGCTAACGGATTGACCAGAAATTTCTATCATCTTGGCACGCGACAACACATCCGGTTAATCGGCGTACTTTGAACGCTGTTTCCTGAAAGAAAAATACCAATAGCGGCTTGCTACCGTTATTATTTGTTGTGCTAAAATAGGGATCCTAGGTGCTCGATTCAGGAGCCAATGTATATTTTAATCTACATGTCCATTTCAGCGGTGTCTCATATTGAGGTGGTATGACTCTTCAAGCCGTTACGATGTAGGCGATGAATGTGGCTTGAAACGGTGTCTGTGTGGTGATACCATATGAACAGAATCATGAAAATGACTGCAGATCTCTCCCAAAAGCACCAGTCTGTTTTGAGAAGGAATGAAAAAGTGGGAAATGAGCCAAGGAGTGCAGTGCGGGCTCGTACCTGAAAATTTCGGTATCGACAGGGCACTCCGAAAAAAACCACGGTGTTGCCCCGCACAGCTTTCCCTGAACTTCAGGTGATTTACTGAAAATGTAGACGGATGTCCAAGCTATCTTTATGCGAGCGTCGGCCAAGCAACACCAATCAGCGCTCGCACTAGGCATTACCGTGCTAGGATAATAAGGGAATGGGAGTATGCAGCACACGAGTACTCTAGTAAATTACCGCATCAAACTGGAGCCTGAACAGTGGTGTGGACACAGGCGATGATATCCGATGtttgactttgaagaatCGATGAACGCTCGGGACGGCGCATCTCTTAAGAACACATCTGTTTGCCTCAATTCTCACGTTCTTCacatctcttctttggaGTTTTTCTTTGCCATTATAATTTCCTTAGGTGGTTTTGATATCAAGAAGCATACACGGACACTCCACCTTTTAGTGAAAGTAGCGATCATTGCGTTATAGTTTCGTTCATTAGCAACTGCTGAGGAACATCATCGTATCGCACATTGGTTCACTGGTCCGCAAAGCTTTCCGCTGCTGGTGCGATATATAGAAGAATTCCGCTCTGTAAGTGCACAGATTTCCAATCTGCATATATACCGTCTGCACTGCTTCGTCGAGTCCTTTCAGAACTCAAAACGAGCCCTGTGTGCCTTGCTTCCCGTCCTTCGTAGGCTTTGCTGACAGTGTGTTTAGTGGTACAGTAGTAGAGTGGCATCCCTTTACTCTCGGAAACACTCTTTTCCCCGTTTTCCAGGAAGAATTGTGAAAGGTCAGTGTGTCGCCTTGTTCGCTTGCTCAAAGAAGGAAACAATGCCGTGTGCACGGATATGTGCCgttgtcttctttccggGCCCCGAATATAAATTGCGTTTCCCCCGCTAACATTTTTCTATAGCCACTTTTTTTCACAATGCCGCGCCCATCTTATGACCCAGTGGCGAACCCAAACTTCTCCCCGGATTCCAATATCTCTCCCGATCCCAACCGTAACTCCAGCTTTCTCGACCCAGAAGCGAACAACCTTTTTGGGAGGCCCGGGTCCGAATATGCCCCAGCACCATCGCTCATGAGCCGTGactcaacagcagcaagcaTGAATCTTGCCGGGGGGACACCATCTCTGGCTGGCACACATAGGGATAGCTGGGGCAGTGGAGTAGGGCTGACTGGTGCTGAAGGAGCTACCAATGTGAGTTTTTCTTCTCGCTCCTTCCCCGCATCTGGTGCTTGAAAAACTCGATCACTCTGTGTGAAAGCTTTCGTCGCCTCAAGATCACTGACTTTTGTTTGCTATCAGGGCAACCGTAACCCAGGTCGATCTGGCCTTGCTCATTCAACTGTTGCTTATGAAAGCGGCGATCGATTATCCACcagcgaggaggacgacgagCAGGGCCACATCACACCCGCGGTGGCAGCCATTGGAGCGGGAACAGCAGCACGAGGATTCAGTGAAAAGCCAAGATGGGCAGACCACGAATCTGGccagggaaagaagaacaggaaGTGGCTGTGGGCGGCTTTGGCAGCTTTGCTGATTGTTGCTATCGGCCTCGGTGTTGGCCTTGGTGTCGGGTAGGTCAAAGTCCTGAGGAAAAAGCGAGTGTTACTGATAAGTTTCAGTCTCACCCGAAACAAGGACAGCAAAAGCCTCGTTGCTTCCGCTGGTAATGAaaattcttcatcccagGCTCCGTCGGGCACATCTTCCGTATCGGGATCAACGACAGCTACATCAACTAGCGCCACTGCTTCTGCTACTCCCACTACCGGCACTCAAGGCTCCCTCATCACTTTGGAAGACGGTTCCACGATGACTTATGACAATCCCTACGGCGGTAAGTGGGTATGGGACGAGGCCAACCCGTTCAACGTGAGTTCACCGTGAGACTATTTAATTTTGCATGAACTAACTCTACTCGAAAATCGTAGAACGAAGCCCAAGCCAACTCTTGGACCCCGGCACTGAATCAAAACTGGACATGGGGTCAAGATAAAGTCTTTGGTGTTAACCTCGGTGGTTGGCTTGTTACTGGTGAGCGATAGCCGCTTTCCGCAAGAATTAACTAAAATACTTGACAGAGCCCTTCATCGTCCCCGGCCTTTACGAAAAGTATGCCAACGGCTCTGCCGGCACTGCTATCGACGAATACACCCTTTCTATCAACATGGGTGACAACCTTACTGATGCCCTCACGGAACATTACGAGACATTCATTACCGAGGCAAGTGGTAGATTGATCAACGAGATTGGACACTAACTTGTTTCACAGCGTGACTTTGTCGAAATTGTCGCTGCGGGCCTCAACTGGGTGCGAATCCCTATTCCCTTCTTTGCTATCGAGGTCTGGGAGGGCGAGCCTTTTCTACCCAAGGTTTCATGGGAATACTTTTTGAAAGCTATCAAATGGGCCAGGAAGTATGGATTGAGGATTAACCTTGACCTTCACTCTGTTCCCGGTTCTCAAAGTAGGCCTCGTTCTTCGCTCGTGAAGTCTTCGCTGACAGTCTTATAGACGGCTGGAACCACTCTGGCCGCCAAGGATCCGTCAACTGGCTGAACGGTGTCATGGGCCTTGCTAACGCTCAACGATCCCTCGACTACGTCCGTACGCTCGCACAATTCATTGCTCAGCCCGAGTACGCTCCTGTCATCCAGATGTTTGGATTCCTCAATGAACCCAACGGCAATGCTATCAGCAAAGGCCCCGTCGCCTCCTTTTACATTGAGGCCCACAACATTATTCGCGACATTACTGGTATCGGCGCCGGCAACGGTCCAATGCTCTCCATGCACGATGGATTTTTGGGAGTTGCTGCGTGGTACGGCGATCTTGCTGGTGCTGACCGTATGATGCTCGACCAACACACCTACATGGTCTTCCAGGACCAGCCTCAGGGTACTCTTGACACTCTTAAAACGATGCCATGCCAATGGTGGGCTTCGTCCACCAACACCACCTCCCAGCAGTGGGGTCCCAATACCGCTGGTGAATGGTCTGCGGCCTGGAACGATTGCGGTAAATGGGTGAACAATGTTGGAAGTGGATCGAGATACGATGGAACTTATGATGGTTATGCGGACAAGGTGACCGGCAGCTGTGATTACTGGAACGACTATACCCAATGGAACGCGAGTACCATCGAGGCGTTGAACCACTTTGTCT
It encodes the following:
- a CDS encoding exo-beta-1,3-glucanase, producing the protein MPRPSYDPVANPNFSPDSNISPDPNRNSSFLDPEANNLFGRPGSEYAPAPSLMSRDSTAASMNLAGGTPSLAGTHRDSWGSGVGLTGAEGATNGNRNPGRSGLAHSTVAYESGDRLSTSEEDDEQGHITPAVAAIGAGTAARGFSEKPRWADHESGQGKKNRKWLWAALAALLIVAIGLGVGLGVGLTRNKDSKSLVASAGNENSSSQAPSGTSSVSGSTTATSTSATASATPTTGTQGSLITLEDGSTMTYDNPYGGKWVWDEANPFNNEAQANSWTPALNQNWTWGQDKVFGVNLGGWLVTEPFIVPGLYEKYANGSAGTAIDEYTLSINMGDNLTDALTEHYETFITERDFVEIVAAGLNWVRIPIPFFAIEVWEGEPFLPKVSWEYFLKAIKWARKYGLRINLDLHSVPGSQNGWNHSGRQGSVNWLNGVMGLANAQRSLDYVRTLAQFIAQPEYAPVIQMFGFLNEPNGNAISKGPVASFYIEAHNIIRDITGIGAGNGPMLSMHDGFLGVAAWYGDLAGADRMMLDQHTYMVFQDQPQGTLDTLKTMPCQWWASSTNTTSQQWGPNTAGEWSAAWNDCGKWVNNVGSGSRYDGTYDGYADKVTGSCDYWNDYTQWNASTIEALNHFVSGSMDALQNFFFWTWKIGNSTDAIQQPNPFWHYRLGLEKGWIPKDPRTVAGTCQADGVSMNNFDGTFSNAYVTGGAGAGTIAASASSSYPWPPASFTNVASDSISLLPQYTQTGTPITMPGPTFTSPGSTATISAGSGWYNANANDRQAYAAISGCSYPAEYSAADLAIPTGACGAGLSQANKRSAQPTPAPTR
- a CDS encoding exo-beta-1,3-glucanase, whose amino-acid sequence is MPRPSYDPVANPNFSPDSNISPDPNRNSSFLDPEANNLFGRPGSEYAPAPSLMSRDSTAASMNLAGGTPSLAGTHRDSWGSGVGLTGAEGATNGNRNPGRSGLAHSTVAYESGDRLSTSEEDDEQGHITPAVAAIGAGTAARGFSEKPRWADHESGQGKKNRKWLWAALAALLIVAIGLGVGLGVGLTRNKDSKSLVASAGNENSSSQAPSGTSSVSGSTTATSTSATASATPTTGTQGSLITLEDGSTMTYDNPYGGKWVWDEANPFNNEAQANSWTPALNQNWTWGQDKVFGVNLGGWLVTEPFIVPGLYEKYANGSAGTAIDEYTLSINMGDNLTDALTEHYETFITERDFVEIVAAGLNWVRIPIPFFAIEVWEGEPFLPKVSWEYFLKAIKWARKYGLRINLDLHSVPGSQNGWNHSGRQGSVNWLNGVMGLANAQRSLDYVRTLAQFIAQPEYAPVIQMFGFLNEPNGNAISKGPVASFYIEAHNIIRDITGIGAGNGPMLSMHDGFLGVAAWYGDLAGADRMMLDQHTYMVFQDQPQGTLDTLKTMPCQWWASSTNTTSQQWGPNTAGEWSAAWNDCGKWVNNVGSGSRYDGTYDGYADKVTGSCDYWNDYTQWNASTIEALNHFVSGSMDALQNFFFWTWKIGNSTDAIQQPNPFWHYRLGLEKGWIPKDPRTVAGTCQADGVSMNNFDGTFSNAYVTGGRCWYHCGVRVLFLPLAACFVHQRRLGLHISPPSIYPDGYSYYHARTYIYLSRVYCDHQRG